Sequence from the Camarhynchus parvulus chromosome 1, STF_HiC, whole genome shotgun sequence genome:
CTGTCTAGTCAGCATAAATTACTAATGTTTATCTGAAAAGCCAAGAAGCTACAAACACAAACTCTCAAATgctacaataaataaaaatggttcAGAGGCAGCAGCTATTCACATTGTGAAAACAGAACTTCACCCAGGTGCTCCATTTCTAGTGCAATGAGAAGGTTACTTTAGAACTTGGTGAGTGTGTGAAGGTACAGGGAATAGCAGGTAATGGGTAATCCTAAACGTACTTCTTTGGAGGTCTGGATGATGGTCACAAGTTTCTGTAATTCCATATAGTCCGTAAACAGATTCTTACAGGTCATTTCATAATGGCTGGTAGCCTCAGAAGGCGTGGACAAGTGCTCCTCACAGGCCTGAAAGATGTGCAGCTATTTAAAAAGAtcttaaagtttaaaaaaaaccaaacatggTAGGATGGAATAAAGTAAGATTCTGTTTCCTCAATCCATGGTTAAAAATCATCTTCTTCACTGCCCctttatatttctttctattGCAGTTACAGAGGAACAAAGAAGGAAGATAGTCAATCTTTTATGTACAATAATGGAAGTAGCTGTGTAATTTGTTTATCTTGTTTTCCATAAGGTGTGCTTCAAAACAAGCACCTGAAAGGGGAAGCTTCCACTTCAAAGAACAACAACCCACAGCAGATAGAGTCACTTGCCCTGTTCTTTTTCCCTGTCCTGATCAGATAGGGGATGGGAAGTTTCTCATACCTTTAAATTATGtctgagagaaaaatatctgtttgaGTTGAGACATTCAAATCCCAGCCTTTGCAGAATCCAAATACTATGGAAAGGGAGTTTTTCAATATCCATAGTGTTCTAGGTATTGAATTTGGAGACTGTGTACAGAAGGACTTTGTAGATACAGCTGTGGGAGAGCCGTACTCAGTCTTCcttcttaattattttccatgGGCACTTAGAAACACCTTAAATAgttttgccttttccctctgatgGGAAGGCCAATGTTCCCTCTCTGTCCTCCAACAGCCCACCCAGCTTTTTCCCAGAAATGGTCTTGCCTCTTGGCCAACAGCACTGTTCCAGCGACTCCTCTAAAGCTGCTATATTTActaagggagaaaaaggaaacctTGATAACATCCTGCAGGGTGACTGGTGGTTCTGTTGCCCTGTCATCCAGTTTCAACATGAGGCACAGCAGTTTCTCCAAAGGATCACTCAGTTTTCGCTCCATTTGGCTGTCAATTCCCCAGTCCAGGGCTTCATAGATCACCCCTCCCAAGTACTCCAACAGCTGCAGACAGAGATCAAGGAAGCAATATAGCACGAAGTGCTGTGGAGAGCATCACAGCTCTTATTTTCCAGCCACGTGTGCATACTCCTCTGCTCCTGAGGACTGAACACATCTCTCAGGATGAGAAATACCTCCATTTAAGCTGGTTTAAAGTTCTTAAATGGCCTTAACTGGTACCCCTAAGATATATGCCATCAGGACAAGACTGTGGGCTATTCCACAGTAGACAGCATCTGTGCACATTGTTTCCCAGTCCCGCTGTCTTATTTGAGTTCAGTCCaagcattttgtttccttttccaggTTGCAGGGGAGTCACTCTCACAGGCCACAGCAAATTCAAGCACCTTGATCATTTCCCAAGACATTTGCATCTCCTGAGCAGGCCTTCTACTACAACAGGATTGTATCTGCACACACAATGAAGGTAAATACACAGGCTTACCTTGTCCTCTGACTGCTGAATATTGCCAAaatctgaaagggaaaaacaaggaTCAGGGGAGAAAGACAGCTGTGCAGGCATTGATAAACAGCTTTTAGAACCCTTTTCAAGAGAGGGGAACAGGACACATTGTTTGTAATAAGGTAACTAACTCCTCTGACTAAAGTCAGTCCTACCTGGGGAAAGTAGGCCTGTATTTGGGGAGTCCTGGAAAACACCACGGGAGACTCATGTTATTGTGAGCATTAGCCCAAAGTAACAGATACTGCATTTTATTGTTTGCTAATTGATATCCAACCTCCAGGGGAGGCACAGGATCTTTACCTTTATTCTTTACTACCCACTCTAGTCCCTGAAGAGTTAGCCTAGCACCGacctctgctgcagcccaaCATAACAGAGAGTTATTACCACTTGCTGTGCTACACAGAGTGatcaaaaaaagggaaagtacCAATCATAAATCTGCTGTGAGAGTTACCATAACAAAGGAACCATACACTGGAAGGTGAACAGAGCAGTACATATAACAAAGCCTCAGactatttatttcaaataacaTAAGTGGTAGAAAGATTTCATCACAGCTATTCCCTAGAACCAAATTACTCAATGGAGCACTATTAGAGAATTTAGCAGGTCATGCATCTGTATTATCACTCATCCACAGTCCTCTGAAATGAAGTACAGGCAGGAGAATAGCTTCATGACAACATACACAGAAAAGAGAGGggggaaagcaaaacaaaaaaagcagaggaaaagaaatttccCTTGGCATCTGCAGGTACCCATGCTCTTACCAGACCTGTCGTAGACCTGGAAGGAAGCAGTACCATCAGCATGGATAAAGATGCTCTCAGAACCCTTTACAAACACAGAACGGAGTGGTAGGCTGTGGGCCAACTGCTCTATTTTTCTGCAACACTGAAAGCAGATAGCCCAGGCTTGCTCCTCACTTAAAGGATGCTCCAAACACCTCAGAAGCTCAGCTACAGAGACCTTTGCAATCCTCTGCTCACACCCTGGAGactccatttttcctttcacctcTAACCTCCACTTTTAGCCTAGGGAGCTTAAAACTTCCTTTCCCAGGCTGGGCAAGCCTTCACAGCAGATTTTTATTGGTTCTAGCCCTTGATTTGCTCTTATCTCCCTTCCCTACAGGTGCAACCATTAATGTCAACTTTTGCTCTGTCTTTTTAAAGGCACATGACTTTATCTGTACTTGTACCAGATTtcttaaaagaacaaaataagtGTACAACAAAATGGAATCAAGAGAAGGTAAGTGTACAAAAATTGTGCTCAATTTAACTCTGTTGTTTCTCACAAATATATTAATTGCACCAATGTTTGCAAGTAGGAGAAGGGTACATTAAACttcaggcagggagggaaagaggcaggaaatgTACTTGGGGGAGGAGAACTCAGAACACTACAAAAATCATTTTGATAGGAAACTATTCCAACAGCACTAATAAATTACAGAGCAATCAACTCCATGGGACACTGCAGTGGCCCCCTCCCATAGCAAAATCCAACAGTAGGGGCTGTGAGCATGGAGCGCTCAGGATGGCCAGGAGGGTACATGGGGCATGGGCAGCAAGGCCCTTCCTTGCCCAGAATGCCAATatcccagaatcacaggatcagtTGGGTGggaaaagatctctgagatcgttgagtccaacctgtgactgacATCAGTGTCACTACAccctggcactgagtgccacgtctgctctttccttaaacaccccAAGGAcagtgactccatcacctccctgggcagtctgttccaatgtCTGATCCCCCTTTCTGTGAATAAATTCTTTATAACgtccaacctgaaccttccCCAGTGCATCTTAGGACTATATCCCGTAGTCTGGATAGGAATTGCTCCTGGTGTGAAGCCCATCACGTAGCTTTTCAGCACATTGAGGTTTGTGCGTGACATgggaggcacagctgcagggctggggactggGGTCACCCCCAGGACCACGCCTGCACGCCTCGCTGCTGCGCTGGCTCCCAACGGCCACAGCTCCCGAGGCACACAGTGGAGAATTGCGAGGTTTAGAAAGTGTGAATACCACTCCTGATTTATAGTTATTTCCCTTCTCGCTTATATCATTTGGGAATGTAGTGCATCAGCGCCAGGCCTCGGGCCATGACGCACCCCCGCGGGGTGACTTGGTCCGGCCCGCGACTCTCCCCGCCGGCCCGCCCGGATGGTGCCGCCCACGCTGGAGCTCGCCGCGCGCAGCGGGAAGATGGCGGCGCCCAGGGCGGCGTGGAACGGGCGGGACGAGCCTTGGAACCGGCTGGACGTGCCCTGGCCTGCGAACAGCGCCACGGTGCCGCTGGCGGCCCAGCACCCCGCAGGTCCCGGCGCGGTGCCGAGGGGTTGGGGGGTGTTTGAAGCCGCTCCCGGGTGTTTGCGGTGGGTGGTCTGTCGGTGGGAGCCGGAGCAGTggccggagcggcggcgggcgctggTGCCGCTGCCCGGCGCTGAGGCGCTGCCCGGGTCTCGCCCGCAGTGAGGTTACTGTCGGCGCTGCGGCGGCGCTGCGACATCTCCGGGAAGCGGCTGTCGGGGCCGGGCCTGGCCGCCGAGGGACGCGTCCTGCACGCCGTGCTCTACGTGTACCATAGCCGGCTGCTCCGGCACCGGCCCTACCTGGCCTTGCAGCAGGTGAGCACCAACCCCGCCTGGCCAGCAGGGACCCGGCAGCTGGGTACTCCCGGCCCCCAGTCACCACTCCCCGAAAAGCCTTTCGAGTAGCACTTAGCGCCCGGAGCATCGTGCAAAAAAGTTTGTGAGCAggtgcatttttgttttctcatggttgagcatttttgttttcacgtgggtttgttttctcatgCATTCTTGTTTTCTCATGGGTTTCTTGGCCCTGTGCAGCAATTGCAACTTCAGTTTTCCTGCCCTGGTCTCCGATACTCATGCTGAGGCCTGAAATACGTATTATTCCATACCTTTGCATACATGAATAATACAGGGACGTCATTGCAATGATAGGAGGGAGGAATAATAATCCTATCCTACTTATtagatattttctgttttaagatGAAAAGTGAACACCTTGCCAGTTTTCCAGGAAGGGGGTTGTCAGCATTTTCAAATAATTGTTTTGAAATGGAGCAGGAATAGCACTTACCTTCTTGATTTGTttatgtgttttccttcttgacATCCAGTAGTAAAGGCCCTTGTATACAGCAGGGAAAAATCATGCAGCAGCAATTAAACATGGCCTACTCCAGACCTTTActtaattttatatttagaatGCAGAGTGATGAAGGGATGTTTTTCATCATTGTGCAGATACAGAAATGTCCCAGAACATCCCATCACACAAAGCTCCAGTGTGGTTTAATATAGTGACAGTTCTTAGACCAGTCTCTCAAAATGCCAGTCAAAGgagttttcttttctcctagGTAGAGCAATGTTTAAAGCGCCTATGGAAAATGAATCTGGTGGGCTGCCTGGAAACTCTGGTAGGACTGATTCCCAAGTAAGTGTCATGATCCCATGTCTTGTACTGTCCATTAACTCAGTCTGCAGAGCTAAAGGAAGAGGATGCTAGATTGTGACCAACTCTTCATCCTTGTATCACCACAGGAAAAATGCATCTAAAGCCCAGGCAGAGTGCTTGGTTCCCAGCCAGCCTATTCTGGAAACGGTGGCTTTGAAGGTATTGGGAGGCTGCAAGCTCATACTACGTCTACTGGATTGTTGCTGTAAAGCTTTTCTGTATCCTTTTTTCACCACAAAAACATTATCTTAGAGTTCACCAGTAGCACCTCATGAGACCAAACTGAGGTTTTGTGTAGGCCCTGTATTGCTGATGGACTCAACTGTGCAATTCATAGGTGCAACTTGAAGTTTCTTTGATAGCCAGAAACCTTCATTTCAAGTTATTATGTGGAAACCTCAGACTGTTTGGCTAGCAGCTGTTCTGGCCTTGAGCCAGAACAGTATCCAAACAAAGTTTGGATACTCATCTCCCAGATTATTCCAGGATATTGCCTTGTGAATTGCCCCTAGTTGGTGTGTTCAGCAAGTCTCATTacatgctgtttatttttttaaccttaacTGCTATAATCTTCAGCTTGTCTGTTAAACACCTCTGCTCGAAGGAATTCATACTCCTGAATACTGTGGCTTTGGGGCTCCTAAGCCGGCTCTGGTTTGTGTGTTCAAAAGTCTGTCTTGTTTGTGTCTGTCTGTTTGATGTGCCTGTCAGGGAGAAGGGCTTGTAATTAGGCCTTGCTGCTAAGGGAGCTTTATTCAGTTGGGAGTAGGAGAAGGGAGGTCCCTCCATGCCTTTGGACTGGATTTTAGAACCTGCAGAGTTGTACAAGTGGAGAGAGACTTCTTACACGCTCTTATGGAAGGCTTTATTCTTGGATCTTAGCAAACAATATGTACCTCTAATGAAATCACAGTGTTAGTGTCAGTTTGCAACAAACACCTGGTACTCTGTGCAGCAAGGAGTAAGTCTTGCCTCATGCTGAAATGGGAAGGCTGGGTTAAACATGTTCTATTATGCTACTGAGTTTTCTAGGGAAATTGGttgttctgatttttctccGTCTGGGAGAATAACTGCTGTCTGTAGCTGAAGGAGTAACAACATTGCTAGAACAACTTTCTGTGGCACAAGAAATCTTCTAACTCCAGGAAACATAGAGCAGGCAATTGTATGGCACCAGGCCTGAGTTGGTGCAGGGTGCTTTTGTGAGAAGACCTCATGGCACCTTGGATGTGACCCAATAACCTGATGGGTCCCAAGTGTGGCACTCAGCAAAACTCTGTGGAAGTGGAGGGGCTTCTGATCAGGAATTTTCAAGTGACTCTTGCATTCTGATCTGGAACAGTTCCTTAAAGCTCAGACTTAAGTGAAGCAGGGTGATGGAGTGTAAAAAGGTAAATTTGTACTGaggggaaacagggaaaggacCATTGAGCTGAAGGTAGTTGTTCAGTGAGCATCATGTTTTGCTAGAGGAGACTCCATTCCTTTTTGTCCTCTGTCTACAGGATCCAGTACAGGTGCGTATTGCAGACCCTCATGTCCTTGTACAGTGCCTTGTCAACAATGCTTCATCTGGTATCTGAAACCCAAAAGACCCCTTATATCAAGGGGTTTACCTTCCCTTCTGATGTTGGTGACTTCCTTGGAGTTAATGTATCTTCTGAAGCAAAGAAGCAAAAGGCTAAAATGCTTACAGCAAAAAAATCTACCAGCTGGATGAAGAAGTTCTTCCCAGCAATGCCAGAGGCAGTATCAAAGgttgggaaaaagagaaaatctgagACCTGTACAAGTGCTGTGAGAAACCGTAGCATCCTGTGCCCCGTGGACATTGGAGAGACAGTTGTGGTGCCCACAGCCAGGAGAGGTAAAGCTTTGTGCCACTGTAATGGTTTCTGACATTTCAG
This genomic interval carries:
- the NEPRO gene encoding nucleolus and neural progenitor protein, with the protein product MVPPTLELAARSGKMAAPRAAWNGRDEPWNRLDVPWPANSATVPLAAQHPAVRLLSALRRRCDISGKRLSGPGLAAEGRVLHAVLYVYHSRLLRHRPYLALQQVEQCLKRLWKMNLVGCLETLVGLIPKKNASKAQAECLVPSQPILETVALKVLGGCKLILRLLDCCCKAFLLSVKHLCSKEFILLNTVALGLLSRLWIQYRCVLQTLMSLYSALSTMLHLVSETQKTPYIKGFTFPSDVGDFLGVNVSSEAKKQKAKMLTAKKSTSWMKKFFPAMPEAVSKVGKKRKSETCTSAVRNRSILCPVDIGETVVVPTARRGKHPEFDVKSLLRPSRHPTQEGLSIASTPFQAKASPLLSQIVKSQHTGSLVQMVQTAASFGELSEALRKAILWCKTNKFKSEAYFLRNKLLKSNRLHHVEAQGCSLKKKLHCVKTSVCKYLLYGSQHMRWPRQHLQARFCRRRIRSSALLKTAPKTGGQKPPELFGVCEKSASLILPAYQDGSPSQEEHSSIDTGHVRLSTTGTPKQLLLEGSPGLVWKEAAENTDIDSIFAAIGV